One Hordeum vulgare subsp. vulgare chromosome 4H, MorexV3_pseudomolecules_assembly, whole genome shotgun sequence DNA window includes the following coding sequences:
- the LOC123451106 gene encoding uncharacterized protein LOC123451106 — MAAAAATSVRGCGPASASSVGLSPRRAVLRSSSFLPPLPRRASSVRAIRAAVADVPRRGLELRRDAREAGLLEAVIGADGGEEDEVVEAVGEERVEGWMRESIAEIVRHVGEAPFLVHLFSDGREGVTVRRETASAEAWPDVRRRWGPGGQRRPDGIILVEQVAAAAVEDGAEAARQVWGLVVQARGMECAACYVLDTCRVRSPAGFCTHFCLARAQCFGEPLELQLRNAWLNRLSGHRR, encoded by the coding sequence atggcggcagcggcggcaACCTCCGTGCGGGGGTGCGGCCCGGCGTCGGCGTCGTCGGTGGGGCTCTCGCCGCGGCGGGCGGTGCTCCGGTCGTCGTCCTTCCTGCCGCCCCTGCCGCGGCGCGCGTCGTCTGTGCGCGCAATAAGGGCAGCGGTGGCGGACGTGCCGCGCCGGGGGCTGGAGCTCCGGCGGGATGCGCGAGAGGCGGGGCTGCTGGAGGCCGTGATCGGGGCCGACGGCGGGGAGGAGgacgaggtggtggaggcggtCGGGGAGGAGAGGGTGGAGGGGTGGATGCGGGAGTCGATCGCGGAGATCGTGCGGCACGTCGGGGAGGCGCCGTTCCTGGTGCACCTGTTCAGCGACGGGCGGGAGGGCGTCACGGTGCGGCGCGAGACGGCTTCGGCGGAGGCCTGGCCCGACGTGCGCCGCCGCTGGGGCCCGGGCGGCCAGCGCCGGCCCGACGGGATCATCCTCGTCGAGCAGGTGGCCGCCGCGGCCGTCGAGGACGGCGCGGAGGCGGCGCGGCAGGTCTGGGGCCTGGTGGTGCAGGCCCGCGGGATGGAGTGCGCCGCCTGCTACGTCCTCGACACCTGCCGCGTCCGCTCGCCCGCCGGCTTCTGCACCCACTTCTGCCTCGCCCGCGCGCAGTGCTTCGGGGAGCCGCTCGAGCTCCAGCTCCGCAACGCCTGGCTCAACCGCCTCTCCGGCCACCGGCGATAG